The following are from one region of the Nicotiana tabacum cultivar K326 chromosome 3, ASM71507v2, whole genome shotgun sequence genome:
- the LOC142174700 gene encoding putative galacturonosyltransferase-like 4, whose product MAFWSFFPSFHLLGLLFLSLISNQISLITTATTTTTTTSVRVGVILKPTGLHVPVFREAPAFRNGRDCGSSAVDHIHVAMTLDANYLRGTMAAVLSILQHSTCPEDVMFHFLCVRHEPVVFSSIKSTFPYLNFRLYKFDAHRVRGLISKSIRQALDQPLNYARIYLVDLIPMDVKRVIYLDSDIVIVDDIAKLWQVELGDKILAAPEYCQANFTTYFTETFWNDPKLSRTFERRKPCYFNTGVMVMDVEKWRQGNYTQQVENWMIVQKQKRIYHLGSLPPFLLTLAGNIMPVDHRWNQHGLGGDNIEGKCRNLHPGPISLLHWSGKGKPWLRLDSRKPCTVDHLWAPYDLYRSSRHTFEE is encoded by the exons ATGGCCTTTTGgagtttttttccttcttttcatctCCTTGGCCTCCTGTTTCTCTCCCTAATTAGCAACCAAATCTCCTTGATCACCACCGCTACgaccaccaccactaccaccagCGTCCGTGTTGGCGTTATTTTGAAACCAACCGGCCTGCACGTTCCCGTCTTCCGGGAGGCACCGGCTTTTCGCAATGGGAGAGATTGCGGTTCGTCGGCCGTTGATCATATTCATGTCGCCATGACCCTTGATGCTAATTACTTGAGAG GTACCATGGCTGCTGTGTTATCCATCTTACAACACTCAACATGTCCAGAAGATGTCATGTTTCACTTCCTATGTGTAAGACATGAACCTGTGGTATTTTCTAGCATTAAGTCCACTTTTCCCTACCTCAATTTCAGGCTCTACAAATTTGATGCGCACAGGGTCCGTGGCCTAATTTCAAAGTCCATTCGTCAAGCCTTAGACCAACCATTAAATTATGCGAGAATCTATCTGGTTGATCTAATTCCAATGGACGTGAAACGCGTAATTTATCTTGATTCTGACATAGTTATTGTTGATGACATCGCAAAATTATGGCAAGTTGAACTTGGTGACAAGATATTAGCAGCACCTGAATATTGTCAAGCAAATTTCACAACTTATTTTACTGAAACATTTTGGAATGATCCCAAATTATCGCGAACATTTGAAAGGCGAAAACCATGTTATTTCAACACAGGAGTTATGGTTATGGATGTGGAAAAATGGAGACAAGGAAATTATACACAACAAGTTGAGAATTGGATGATTGTTCAAAAGCAAAAAAGAATATATCACTTAGGTTCTTTGCCACCATTTTTACTTACTTTAGCAGGAAATATTATGCCAGTTGATCATAGATGGAACCAACATGGATTAGGTGGTGATAATATTGAAGGTAAATGTAGGAATTTACATCCTGGGCCAATTAGTCTACTACATTGGAGTGGTAAAGGTAAACCATGGTTGAGATTGGATTCAAGAAAACCATGTACTGTTGATCATCTATGGGCTCCTTATGATCTTTATCGTTCCTCGAGGCATACCTTCGAGGAGTAA
- the LOC142161619 gene encoding putative E3 ubiquitin-protein ligase RF298, with amino-acid sequence MIVEKKMNMVNHNNGECADEKSLAISAQEKGSRNKRKFLSESPLDIPVDAPALSLTEFPRYELLEEKLQSTPNGVGSLEGRCHQSNEKQGVETLQHADWDDTIACQLMELLFHNLSATFQSAIKRIVECGYSEEIAEWVILRSGLYHGSKDAVSTIVDGALALLSREKELDSSTPLIFEDLNSLVEYTMLEMICVLREVKPAFTVAEAMWCLLICDLNLLHACAIEGDLLGELCSLESPRESSCGSKLAQTKEASELIQSNMDKLQPPKPSMPIAQSLHSEVPCADVIAQLQESIYSHLHEVGITGNQSSSGLIRENILSLSKAAILEDIAGAAKRGSSKKDILRQKSFHFEKSYKGRMGKGSFKAKLTTWGSMVLDKTLNSESGSSGFVMKSTYSKVTTSLKTNGPLAEGSSHSSSTSPSIAPSSETSSVQPAQDTVCALPAVNTNTPAVVDYYAGIPYDESLGKHVPQNEKDETILLLISRMQTLQKELQGWTDWANEKVMQAARRLGKDKEELKMLRQEKEEADKSQKEKQMVEENAAKRLSEMDYALSNASGQIEMANSSLRRLEVENAVLKKEMEAAKLAAVASATNFHQAVAREQEILKKCQAWEIEKGSLQDDFSTLKQKVAHLEQELERAKKHQNQFKALSEQEEREKQRVLQQADSVKAEREQRGVESKMEEDNMREMAESNMQKCKEDIQKLESEIARLRLQSEGSKIEALRRGIDVRLQSPKITKNSALFDNNFGSRSVEMERECVMCLTEEMSVVFLPCAHQVLCGQCNVLHEKQGMNDCPSCRTPIKKRINVRFAHSFSS; translated from the exons ATGAttgttgaaaagaaaatgaaCATGGTGAATCATAACAACGGTGAATGTGCTGATGAGAAGTCATTGGCAATATCAGCTCAGGAAAAAGGAAGTAGGAACAAGAGGAAATTCTTATCTGAGTCTCCTCTAGATATTCCTGTTGATGCACCGGCCCTGTCCCTTACTGAATTTCCAAGATATGAATTATTAGAGGAAAAACTTCAAAGCACACCTAATGGGGTCGGTTCACTCGAGGGCAGGTGTCATCAGTCCAATGAGAAACAAGGAGTGGAAACCTTACAACACGCCGATTGGGACGATACAATAGCATGTCAGCTAATGgaacttttatttcataacttgtCCGCAACTTTCCAAAGTGCAATCAAGAGGATTGTTGAATGCGGATATAGTGAGGAAATAGCTGAATGGGTCATTTTAAGGAGTGGCCTTTATCACGGTAGCAAGGATGCTGTCTCAACTATTGTTGACGGTGCCTTGGCTTTACTAAGTAGGGAAAAAGAATTGGATTCCTCTACACCTCTCATATTTGAGGATTTAAATAGCCTGGTTGAGTACACAATGTTGGAGATGATATGCGTGCTGAGGGAGGTTAAGCCAGCTTTTACCGTCGCAGAAGCAATGTGGTGCCTTTTAATATGTGATCTGAACCTGTTACATGCATGCGCCATAGAAGGAGATCTTCTTGGCGAGCTATGCAGTTTAGAAAGTCCACGAGAAAGCTCATGTGGTTCAAAACTTGCTCAAACAAAGGAGGCTTCTGAATTGATTCAATCGAACATGGATAAACTACAACCGCCAAAACCTTCAATGCCGATTGCTCAAAGTTTGCATTCTGAAGTTCCTTGTGCCGATGTAATCGCTCAATTGCAGGAGTCCATATACTCACATCTTCATGAAGTGGGAATTACAGGGAACCAGAGTTCCTCAGGGCTTATCAGGGAGAATATATTGTCTTTGTCGAAAGCAGCAATTTTAGAAGACATAGCTGGAGCTGCGAAACGGGGGTCATCTAAGAAGGATATTCTTAGGCAAAAGTCATTTCATTTCGAGAAAAGCTACAAAGGTCGTATGGGTAAGGGTTCCTTTAAAGCGAAACTCACCACCTGGGGCAGTATGGTTTTGGACAAGACGCTCAACTCTGAATCTGGTTCTTCTGGTTTTGTAATGAAGAGTACTTACTCTAAGGTAACGACTTCACTTAAAACCAATGGTCCTTTAGCTGAAGGAAGCTCTCATAGTTCAAGTACCTCCCCGTCCATCGCACCTTCAAGTGAAACTTCTAGTGTGCAACCGGCTCAAGATACTGTTTGTGCATTGCCTGCTGTTAACACAAATACCCCTGCTGTTGTAGACTATTACGCTGGTATTCCGTACGATGAGTCTTTGGGCAAACATGTCCCACAAAATGAGAAAGATGAAACTATATTGTTGCTAATTTCCCGTATGCAGACGCTGCAGAAAGAGCTCCAAGGGTGGACTGATTGGGCCAATGAGAAGGTTATGCAGGCGGCTCGGAGGCTTGGAAAGGACAAGGAGGAGCTTAAAATGCTGAGGCAAGAGAAAGAAGAGGCTGATAAGTCTCAGAAGGAGAAGCAAATGGTGGAGGAAAACGCCGCGAAGAGGCTTTCTGAAATGGACTATGCATTGTCAAATGCCAGTGGCCAGATTGAGATGGCTAACTCTTCTCTTCGCAGGCTTGAGGTGGAGAATGCTGTGCTAAAGAAGGAGATGGAGGCTGCGAAGTTGGCTGCTGTGGCGTCTGCTACAAACTTCCACCAAGCCGTTGCAAGGGAGCAGGAGATATTGAAGAAGTGTCAAGCATGGGAGATAGAGAAGGGCTCACTGCAGGACGACTTCTCTACCCTGAAGCAAAAAGTAGCTCATTTGGAGCAGGAACTTGAGAGAGCCAAAAAGCACCAGAACCAGTTTAAG GCTCTGTCGGAGCAGGAGGAGAGGGAGAAACAAAGGGTTCTTCAGCAGGCTGATTCTGTTAAGGCTGAAAGGGAGCAACGGGGAGTTGAGAGTAAAATGGAGGAGGATAATATGAGAGAAATGGCGGAGAGCAACATGCAAAAGTGTAAAGAAGATATCCAAAAGCTTGAGAGTGAAATAGCTCGATTGAGATTGCAGTCTGAAGGTTCAAAAATAGAGGCACTTAGAAGAGGCATCGACGTGAGGCTGCAGTCTCCTAAAATCACAAAGAACTCTGCACTCTTTGACAACAATTTTGGCTCTAGAAGTGTGGAAATGGAGAGGGAATGTGTTATGTGTTTGACCGAGGAAATGTCGGTGGTTTTCCTCCCGTGTGCCCATCAGGTTCTTTGTGGACAATGTAACGTGCTTCACGAAAAGCAAGGAATGAACGACTGTCCGTCTTGTAGGACGCCAATTAAGAAGCGGATTAATGTTCGATTTGCTCATTCTTTTAGCAGTTAG